The genomic stretch GAAAAAATGAAACAGGAATTGCATCACATGCTAACCGTACTTCGCCCCGAAGCTTCGCGCGCTATTGCCGAAGCCCGGGAAAAAGGCGACTTGCGTGAAAATGCGGAATATGATGCAGCCAAAGAAGCACAAGGTATTCTGGAAGCAAAAATAGCGAAATTGGAAACGCTGGTGCACAATGCCCGCATTGTTGATGAAAGCGAGATTGATACAAGCAAAGTTTCTGTATTGACCAAAGTTACTATTACAAATACGGGGACAAAAAAGACCGTAACATACCAGTTGGTAGGCGAAAAAGAAGCAAACCTGAAAGAAGGGAAAATTTCGGTTGCATCGCCCATCGGACAAGGATTGCTGGGTAAAAAAGTAGGCGAAGTGGCGGAAATAAAAGCGCCCAATGGCTTATTAAAATTTAAAGTGGATAAGATTTCAGTGTAAATATTTTTCAACGCTTGAAACGAAAAGAGGCTGCAAAAAATCGTTGCAGCCTCTTTCTGTTTCCGAAGAAAAATTATTTACCCTGAACCAAAGGATAATGGTCAATGGTTTCAAAAGCAATGCTCGTATCTTGTTTCAGCAGCGTAATGAACTTTGCAAGGCTGTCGGCATATTGGGGTTTGCCAAACAACCTGTCGTGCGACAAAATAACGATTGCATTTTGCGCTTTGGTTTCGCCATTTGCCAGCTTTGTTTTAACCATGTTTGCCATTGCTTCTGCGCTTTGAACCGGCGTAGAGCCTTTGCCTTGCTGCCATTCCACATCCCAACCGATGACGGAATAACCTAAAGAATCTAACCGCTGACAAACTTGCAAAGGTGTTTTTTGCCCGGATATTTCTTTATTCAAAACCCAGGAGTTCATACCCGGCAGACGGATAATTTTTACATCGATATTATATGTGTTTTGCATTCTCATAAAATCGTTCAAGGCGCTGTCCGGATGCGCATAAAACCATCTGTATTTATTGCTTGCATGCGTCCAGCTATGATTTGCCATTAAGAATTGCGGATAACTGTTGTGCAGTGTATCGAGAATGCGTTTACGCAACGGGTCAAAGGCGTTGGCGCCTACGGAAAAGAAAGTTGCTTTTACGCCTTGCTCTTTAAACACGCGCAAAACGTTGCTTGTGCCGGGTGGTTGCGGGCTGTCGTCCCAAGTAAGGAACACATATTTTTTTGTCGAATCTAATTTGATGGTCGAGCCTGGTTTCAAAACTGTGGAAACGGCTGAAGAATCTTTTGCTGAGTTTGCTGCATTTTTATTACCGTTTTTGCAAGCGGAAAATGCAAAAATTGTCGCGATGGAACACGCTGCAACTGCTATATTTTTATTCAGTAACATAGGTTGAAATTTTTATAAAATTAAAGCTATATATTTCTTTGGTAAAGAAGATGAAAATTGTACCAAGTTTTTTGTTTGTGGAAAAATTGATGATTTGCAAATGGGTTGTACACAAAAAAAGCCCTGAAACGAAATCGCCCCGGAGCTTTACCCAAAAAATGAAAAAAATTATTTCGTACTGTCTGCTGTGCTGCTTGCAGGTAAGTTGGTTAAAGAAGCATTATGTTCTTTCTCCGCTCTTTTTTCGCAAGCAGAACAAAGTTCATTATCACCTATTTTTCTGGCTTTAAATGCATCTTCAAGCGAGCCTTGCGCTACACCTGCGTGCCCTTTAATGTATTGACAATCTGGATAGAGATGGTATTTTTCACTATTGGGTGCCCAATAAACTGTGCTGTTTGTTTTGCCTGTAAGCTGTGTTAAAACAGAATCCTGTGCATTCAGTTGCGCAGAATATTTTTCAATCGACGGCGGATTAAAATCTGCGCCAGTAATGCCTGCAATCAGTAATGCGATAATGCCTACTGCACCTGCAATTCCTTTGGTTTTGCCGTCCAGTTTTTTATCGGTAAAAATGATGATGATTAACGGTAGAAAAGCCAGCACGCTCATAATAGCGCCAAGCTGGTTTTGAATGAAAAACTTCGCTCCGTCTTTTTCCGATGCCGGGTCTAAACGATTGGCTTTTTTCCAAAGCGTAGAACCCACGACCGACAGAATGAGAATAACTACAATGGACACAATCAGCCATGTAAGATTGAGCTGACCGTGCTTTAATTTTATAATGGCAAATATTTCGCCGGCAATGGCAATGAGCCAAGCCAAAAATGCAAAGAGGCGGAGTTGCTTGGCTTGTCCTTTGCTCTCGGCGCTTGCTTCAAAAACTTTTTGTTCCGACATGGCATTATTTTTTTAAATGAAAAAATTAGCTTAAAGATAGATTAAAGAAATGAAAATATAAATAAATGAATAAAAATCCGAAGAACGCCTCTCCGGATTTTATTGTTAGGTTCAAAAATGAGGAATAATTAAATCAGATTTTTCAATGTACCTAAAAGTCCGCCTGTAGAGTTGTTATTACTGCTACCGCCCATTAAGCCGGACAATGCACTTTCGATACCGCCCAGGCTGATGCTATTGTCGTTTGGGTCGTTGGCTTTGCCGGAAAGTTTGCTAAGCACGGTCGGAATAATGGACGAAGTTAAAGACGAAGCCGTTTCCGGGCTAATGCCGAATTTGGATGCAAGGCTTCCGGCAACTTTTTCAACAATGTTTTGCGTGGTTGCATTTCCTGCGACATTACTGTTGCTTTGACCGCCGCCGAACATTCCCATAATGCTGGAAAGCCCACCGCCTGCAACTGCCGCCTGAAGTTCACTAAGGATGGATCCGTGTGCATGTTGAGCAATCGCATCTGTCTGGTCGTTTGAGACATCGGGCGTATTATTTACGGCTGAGCCCGTTGCTTCTTTTACTAAGTTTAAAAGTTCGTCGAACATAGGTGTAGGGTTTATTTTTTGTAAATTAAGGATGTTAAGGTAGGTAAATTATTTATATATGAAAATTATTTTTTTGTTGCGAAAATCAATGCTACCGGCATCGGCAACGTTACGGAATGTTGCGTGTAAGTGAGCAAGCCTGTTTGTTCATTTATTTTATAAATTTTTATGGAATTGTCATCACGCGCAGCTACTAATAAAAATTTACCGTTGGGCGAAATATTAAAATCGCGTGGATGTTTGTCTGTCGGTACGTGGGCGACTTCTTGCAAAGTTCCATCTTCTTTTATTTTAAAAATGGTAATATCATTTGCTTTACCGCGATTGGAGGCATAAAGGAATTTACCGTTGGGCGAAATACGAATTGCTGCGCTGCCTTTATCGGCATTTGCGGTATCTTCTACGTCGGTGGATGTTACTGTTTGCAAGTAAGTGAGCGAATCATTCTGAAAAGAGTAAGCAATTATTTTTGCTTCCAGCTCGTTCAACAGATACACAAATTTTTTATTAGGCGAAAAAACCAAATGGCGCGGACCAAAACCTGCCGAAACTTTGTATTTTTTTGCATTTGCTTCGTTCACGGGTTTTACATCATTTGCGTTGAAAGGATATTGATACAAAGTGTCGTTGCCCAAGTCGCATACAAATAAATATTTTTCGTCGGGCGACAGGAATGTTGAATGAACATGCGACTGCGTTTGAATTTTTTTGTTGGCGCTCGTACCTGAATGCGCGATAATTTGCACGGCTGGCGACAGCTTGCCCGAATCGTTGGTTTTATAAACCGAGAAATTGCCGCCGTTGTAATTGGCAACAAACACATTTTTTCCCGTGGAATCTACCGAAACAAAGCACGGCGCATCGCCGTTGGAAAGCTGTGAATTTAAAAAATTGATATTCCCTGTTCTGTTATCGAAAGCAAAAGCAGACACGCCGCCTTTAGTATTTGCATCGGTATTTTCATTAACTGCGTACAAATATTTTTCATCTTTCGTCAATGCGAGATAAGACGGATTGAAAATATTTTCAGTATGAAAAACAGGATTGAGCGTACCGCTGTCTTCGTCAAAATCATATAAATAAATGCCGCCGCTTGCGTTGCCTGCGGTGTAAGTTCCCGCCAATACATATTCTTTGTTATTGCTCATTTTGGATGGTTTGCAACTGCTTGCAGCTGTGATTGAGAGAGCTATACAGCCAATAAGAAATTTTCGCATGATTATTTAATTCAAACAAAGATATTGAAATCGTGTAGTTATATTATATTAGATTGGTTCGTGTCATAAAAAACTCCGACCGACTATCAAAGAAAAAGAGACAGTCGGTCGGAGTTTTGAAAATTAAATGCTAACTATTTTACCGTAACAGTAACGGTTGCCGCTAAAGCGCTTCCGTAAGAACGATGGATAGCATCGCCAAATTGCAATGTCAATGTATGTTTTCCGGCGCTTAATGGAACGGTTGCTTCTGTTTGTCCACCGCCGTAATGAATGTGTGTGCTATCTGCCGGAATCACTTGTCCGGTGGGAATAGAATCTCCTGCATCAATCAATAGATGATGATGACCCAGACCTTCGGCGATTTGTCCGTCAGGTGCTTTTTTAACCACCGTCATACTGTCCACGCCAAACTCAATTTTAACAGGAGAAGAAACGGTTTGCCCGTCTTTCAGGTTTTTGAAATACACTTTTGCGCCCGCAGGCACCGGCGGCAAAGCCGGAACAGTATCTGTTGCGACAGTTGATGCTGTTGTAGAGTCTGCGTTAGAAGCGCTGCCCGAACCTGAATTACAAGCAACTAACGACGTCAATAATATCGCAGGAACGATGAATAATTTTCGCATAATAGAGAAATTTTATGAGTGAGAAATTTTGTTGAAACGATAAAGTTAAGCATACAAGCTTTTTCTGCAAAACTTCATACGGCGATTCTTGCTTAAATTTGCTTTTTCAATCATTAATTTTAACGTGGCATTACCATTACCCGAAGCACTCCTTTCATCTTTGCAAAACACCAAAGGTTTTGACAGAAACGGCTTTATAAAAGTTCACGAAGAAACTTCCGGCATCACATCTGTAAGATACAATCCCGACAAATTATTGTTGTATAAAAATGCTTTACCTGAAGATAAGGTTGGCTGGAATCCTTACGGTTTCTATCTTTCGGAGCGTCCATCATTTACTTTTGACCCTTTGTTTCATGCAGGGTTTTATTATGTGCAGGAAGCCGGAAGCCAGTTTATTTGGGAAGCATTGTCGCAAACAAGCGATAGAAACGAGAAGGTAAAAGTACTGGATTTATGCGCCGCGCCCGGCGGAAAATCAACCTTATTGTCATCCTATTTTTCCAATGGTTTAATTATCGCCAATGAAGTGATTAAGTCAAGGGCGAATATTTTAGTTGAGAATATTACAAAATGGGGAACAGATAATGTTGTAGTTACCAATAATGACCCGCAGCATTTTTCTTCTTTAAAAAATTATTTCGATATTGTGCTGATAGATGCACCATGCAGCGGAAGCGGACTTTTCAGAAAAGACAATGATGCGATTACAGAATGGAGCGAAGACAATGTAAAACTTTGCAGCCTGCGCCAGCAAAGGATTTTGGCAGATGTATATCCTTCGATAAGACAAAACGGGTTGCTTATTTATTCGACTTGCTCTTATTCGCCACAGGAAGATGAAGAAATACTGGATTGGCTGACGGATAATTTTTCCTTAGAAAATATTCCGCTTGAAACACGGGAAGAATGGGGAATTACACAAGTCGAATCTTCAAAAAACAAAGCCGTAGGCTATAAATTTTATCCTGATAAAACGCGCAGCGAAGGATTTTTTATTTCCGTTTTTCGGAAAAAGGACGGCGAAGTTTTTTATGAAAATAATGCAAAAAAATTAGCTGTTCCTAATAGAAATGAAATCGCTGAAATATATAATTGGATTGAAATTCAGCAACCTGTTCAGATTTTTAAACACAACAATTCTTTTATTGCTTTGAATGAAAATT from Arachidicoccus sp. BS20 encodes the following:
- the greA gene encoding transcription elongation factor GreA, which encodes MSDVMYVSKESFEKMKQELHHMLTVLRPEASRAIAEAREKGDLRENAEYDAAKEAQGILEAKIAKLETLVHNARIVDESEIDTSKVSVLTKVTITNTGTKKTVTYQLVGEKEANLKEGKISVASPIGQGLLGKKVGEVAEIKAPNGLLKFKVDKISV
- a CDS encoding polysaccharide deacetylase family protein, giving the protein MLLNKNIAVAACSIATIFAFSACKNGNKNAANSAKDSSAVSTVLKPGSTIKLDSTKKYVFLTWDDSPQPPGTSNVLRVFKEQGVKATFFSVGANAFDPLRKRILDTLHNSYPQFLMANHSWTHASNKYRWFYAHPDSALNDFMRMQNTYNIDVKIIRLPGMNSWVLNKEISGQKTPLQVCQRLDSLGYSVIGWDVEWQQGKGSTPVQSAEAMANMVKTKLANGETKAQNAIVILSHDRLFGKPQYADSLAKFITLLKQDTSIAFETIDHYPLVQGK
- a CDS encoding lactonase family protein translates to MSNNKEYVLAGTYTAGNASGGIYLYDFDEDSGTLNPVFHTENIFNPSYLALTKDEKYLYAVNENTDANTKGGVSAFAFDNRTGNINFLNSQLSNGDAPCFVSVDSTGKNVFVANYNGGNFSVYKTNDSGKLSPAVQIIAHSGTSANKKIQTQSHVHSTFLSPDEKYLFVCDLGNDTLYQYPFNANDVKPVNEANAKKYKVSAGFGPRHLVFSPNKKFVYLLNELEAKIIAYSFQNDSLTYLQTVTSTDVEDTANADKGSAAIRISPNGKFLYASNRGKANDITIFKIKEDGTLQEVAHVPTDKHPRDFNISPNGKFLLVAARDDNSIKIYKINEQTGLLTYTQHSVTLPMPVALIFATKK
- a CDS encoding DUF4399 domain-containing protein, with protein sequence MRKLFIVPAILLTSLVACNSGSGSASNADSTTASTVATDTVPALPPVPAGAKVYFKNLKDGQTVSSPVKIEFGVDSMTVVKKAPDGQIAEGLGHHHLLIDAGDSIPTGQVIPADSTHIHYGGGQTEATVPLSAGKHTLTLQFGDAIHRSYGSALAATVTVTVK
- a CDS encoding methyltransferase RsmF C-terminal domain-like protein; translated protein: MALPLPEALLSSLQNTKGFDRNGFIKVHEETSGITSVRYNPDKLLLYKNALPEDKVGWNPYGFYLSERPSFTFDPLFHAGFYYVQEAGSQFIWEALSQTSDRNEKVKVLDLCAAPGGKSTLLSSYFSNGLIIANEVIKSRANILVENITKWGTDNVVVTNNDPQHFSSLKNYFDIVLIDAPCSGSGLFRKDNDAITEWSEDNVKLCSLRQQRILADVYPSIRQNGLLIYSTCSYSPQEDEEILDWLTDNFSLENIPLETREEWGITQVESSKNKAVGYKFYPDKTRSEGFFISVFRKKDGEVFYENNAKKLAVPNRNEIAEIYNWIEIQQPVQIFKHNNSFIALNENWLDEIPLLQQNLYLKKAGVTIGEIKNKGLVPAHDLAVSTIFAKVLPRVELDKAQSLQYLKRKDFELNDSLKGFVLASFEGINLGWMKLLPNRINNYYPNEWRILKD